The following nucleotide sequence is from Planctomycetia bacterium.
GGAGCTGCGTCATGTCCAATTCGACCGAAAACGCTCGCAAAGCGTTCGACAAACAAGGGGGTACGCTCCGAACGAAGGAAGCGATCCAAGCCGGCATTCACCCCCGGACCCTTTACGCGATGCGGGATACCGGAGAGCTGGAACAACTGTCGCGAGGCGTATTTCGGCTAGCCAGCCTACCGCCGCTCAGCGAACCCGACCTGGCCACAGTCGCCAAGCGAGTGCCCCAAGGCGTTATCTGCCTGATCTCGGCGCTGGCGTTCCATCAACTCACAACGCAGATTCCCCATGAAGTATACCTGGCGCTTACGCGGTCCGCCCGGAAACCCGTGATCCTCTATCCGCCAGTCCGCGTATTCCGTTTTTCTAAACAGGCGTTTGCCGCCGGAATTGAAACCCATTCAATCGACGGCGTGACCGTCCGAATTTA
It contains:
- a CDS encoding type IV toxin-antitoxin system AbiEi family antitoxin domain-containing protein, whose product is MSNSTENARKAFDKQGGTLRTKEAIQAGIHPRTLYAMRDTGELEQLSRGVFRLASLPPLSEPDLATVAKRVPQGVICLISALAFHQLTTQIPHEVYLALTRSARKPVILYPPVRVFRFSKQAFAAGIETHSIDGVTVRIYSPEKTLADSFKYRNKVGIDVALEALKTYRQRRRPQLQQVLEFARVCRVEKILRPYLEASV